One Takifugu rubripes chromosome 19, fTakRub1.2, whole genome shotgun sequence genomic window carries:
- the crocc gene encoding rootletin isoform X3, with protein sequence MSSVMSLQEENRVLQGELARLEDLLAHSRADRDELAIKYSAISERLEQTLRFDTAQGDRDSPESRSLTQQNVDLRRRLDEEQAAYKRKLTAYQEGQQRQAQLVQKLQAKVLQYKKRCGDLEQILQEKTSELDKHLLTGVSEAANGRHQDEQSSNLEDALIRLEEEQQRSSSLSAVNAMLREQLEQAGIANEALSQDIRRLTTDWTKAREELEQKESDWRREEESFHSYFSSEHSRLLMLWRQVVGFRRNVCELKNGTERDLSDMRNELARTCHSVQVSCSSLSSVLHSREGGAVLALEREKSLRLQLEQQLRERVGEMMNFQTKADAEKSGLSLRLSDLLRESERLKGQIEERDTEIAVLMRKLKEQSVNDETDMQMMKTHTESLLDTLRDIAQTVLQEGDSSSEADQENSGTPLLALFHSSSTRRSTSPSRSSSQALLTDSALCALRSTVTNKTLQLQDVRGRLISSQSSIQQLRKQLSESDLAKREAEQRIQSLQRERDAAQREKETTLKEKERLKEDRDVLASEKVSLEKVVQAAQGSSQLLEMESKKLQLIVASAQRERDHEREQKEAAVLERDRAKAETQRIQKQLEQSESRLSSQRGELSAVRETHQKGEVERQVLEGERAQLSEALARAESRNAELSLLLNKLQSEEAALRDSLAKVGSLNESLAQDKADLNTYILQLEEEKSVLQAQKREAQQEKLTIRDELVRLEQDRLELDAARITLQHSLQDVELSQVGVDAELQSLREEKVKLQERVTQLCSEVSSLGSELSLAKGEGQRSEVALEEAGRSRAELARDKAALVVQLTASEKENTALSEELAAFRSERESLETSLFEMQQQLVQAESRREQLEAENQNLRLRSETAAVELRRLRSDGENVLAQAEREKQALTQTLNAAQLEAQQALHKAVSEHQEEVERLVSEKEALRDSLLMEQESALRKLRQEMEEPLHRAEREREELQEELRSLQHDRDQSLLQAETEKQQALSLKETEKAVLSDRVSCLQAELTAAALEAERMSRDAALYKEQEQIRVAALNSELQALRSQLEDASSLHERELQSAREACTDLQSHTDVALKELDQCRAALAANEETRDQLKRDVMDAERRQNQTVDTLETCRREVSELRRNLADITHEKDTLSHSNILLRETVRSAESERISVKRQHEEKEQKLSVLEESFASVQKEVTELRGCLREVERSRLEARRELQELRRKLKVLDGEKEQKEREVAELQTRLLLEEQREEEKAKELFAVRHKLTEAETARDFLKKELSMTQKRLVESESSWRSGERELSAQLQEARGCEKKLQDEAKNLALRTQAAQDSAAQSGLLLSETQGRLAATEAELIRAEAGKKDLEFRLNSIQSALTRTLGIGASGRRGRGRSPGGSSTSPGTISRHQSISPLRTSLSPPKEIQVCTPDTTLNSGAASPERGEAPLPLPQPELDPDALRSDLRDFMQELRETQRERDDAKCRVGLLERELEEMLGDQDSTQSRLTHLQKAFQEYQEGKRGLEERLSTTQILLQQQEEAVRRADRDRRAVTDRLRDLERALQVSETDKKNMQDQLNKQRAAEMRLDSERRRLREALEAAEARATRVELGRRSLEGELQRLKLSLGDRETESQNSQERYDSLMKQLSEGEARTSLLQRETERLSHSLLKSQEDESILKEKISSLRKSLQEAAASHSSHQSRLAALQKMLTEVEHDKRLLQEQLEEARVSAAEGKRSSASISERIQSLQGELSHSERRREELEAELRSTQELLQQRTASLTEAQRSAQSAQVERATVEERLRGLQRAVAMLETEKKDAERQAVRLEKDKNALRNTLDKVERQKLMTEESSMRLSAAKGRLDRSLNTAEQELQEAQQQILMLQTQLADLEQSQGLCESLVRQREEAQREAERLRGSFREAEQTLGARERAHRHRVKGLEEQVSTLKEQLLQEMKRRQPSLPSPLMPAGN encoded by the exons ATGTCCTCGGTCATgtcgctgcaggaggagaaccgGGTGCTGCAGGGAGAGCTGGCGAGGCTCGAGGACCTGCTGGCCCACAGTCGAGCCGACCGGGACGAGCTCGCCATTAAGTACAGTGCAATCAGCGAGAGG CTGGAACAGACGTTACGTTTTGACACGGCCCAGGGCGACCGCGATTCACCCGAGTCGCGCAGCCTGACCCAGCAGAACGTGGATCTCCGCCGGCGGCTGGATGAGGAGCAGGCGGCTTACAAGCGGAAACTCACTGCTTACCAGGAGGGCCAGCAGAGGCAGGCGCAGCTCGTGCAGAAGCTGCAGGCTAAG GTGCTTCAGTACAAAAAGAGGTGTGGGGATTTAGAGCAGATACTGCAGGAGAAAACCTCAGAGTTGGACAAACACCTGCTGACT GGGGTCAGCGAAGCCGCTAACGGTCGCCATCAAGATGAGCAAAGCAGCAACCTGGAGGACGCTTTAATCCGCCTGGAGGAAGAACAACAGCG GAGCAGCAGTTTGTCCGCCGTGAACGCCATGCTGAGGGAGCAGCTAGAGCAGGCCGGCATAGCCAACGAGGCTCTCAGTCAGGACATCCGCAGACTCACCACTGACTGGACAAAAGCCAGGGAGGAGCTGGAACAGAAGGAGTCGGACTggcggagagaggaggag TCTTTCCACAGTTACTTCAGCAGCGAGCACAGCCGTCTGCTGATGCTCTGGCGGCAAGTCGTCGGGTTCCGGAGGAACGTTTGCGAACTGAAGAATGGCACCGAAAG GGATTTGTCGGACATGCGCAACGAGCTGGCGCGGACGTGCCACTCTGTGCAGGTGTCCTGTTCCAGTCTGTCCAGCGTGCTTCACAGCCGAGAGGGAGGGGCAGTTCTGGCCCTGGAGCGGGAGAAGTCCTTGAGGctccagctggagcagcagctgagggagcGCGTGGGAGAGATGATGAACTTTCAAACGAAGGCGGATGCAGAGAAGAGCGGCCTCAGCCTCAG GTTGTCCGACTTgctgagagagagcgagagactgAAGGGACAAATTGAAGAGAGAGACACTGAAATTGCAGTTCTAATGAGGAAACTTAAG GAGCAGAGTGTCAACGATGAGACCGACATGCAGATGATGAAAACTCACACCGAGTCCCTGTTAGACACTCTGCGGGACATCGCCCAG ACAGTATTACAGGAAGGAGATTCGTCGTCTGAGGCCGATCAGGAAAATTCCGGCACCCCTCTGCTGGCTTTGTTCCACAGCTCGTCGACGCGCAGGTCCACCTCCCCGTCGCGGTCCTCGTCACAGGCTCTCCTCACTGACTCGGCTCTGTGCGCCCTGCGCTCTACAGTAACGAACAAAACCCTCCAACTGCAG GATGTCCGAGGCCGTCTGATCTCTTCCCAGTCCTCAATCCAGCAGTTGCGGAAGCAGCTCTCAGAGAGCGATCTGGCCAAAAGAGAAGCGGAACAGCGAATCCAAagtctgcagagagagagggatgctgcccagagagagaaggagaccaCGCTGAAAGAGAAAGAGCGTCTGAAGGAGGATAGAGACGTGCTGGCCAG CGAGAAGGTGAGCTTGGAGAAGGTGGTGCAGGCTGCACAGGGCAGCAGCCAGTTACTGGAGATGGAGTCCAAGAAGCTCCAGCTGATCGTGGCGTCGGCGCAGCGAGAGCGAGACCACgagagggagcagaaggaggCCGCCGTTCTAGAGCGAGACCGGGCcaaagcagagacacagaggat acagaagcagtTGGAGCAGAGCGAGAGCCGACTGTCCAGCCAGCGTGGTGAGCTGTCCGCAGTGAGGGAGACTCACCAGAAGGGGGAGGTCGagaggcaggtgctggaggGAGAACGAGCCCAACTTTCTGAAGCGCTGGCTCGC GCTGAGAGCAGGAACGCAGAACTTTCCCTGCTGCTCAACAAGCTGCAGTCTGAAGAAGCAGCTCTCAGGGACTCTCTCGCAAAAGTGGGAAGCCTGAATGAAAGTCTGGCTCAAGATAAAGCCGACCTGAACACCTACATACTGCAG TTGGAGGAAGAGAAGTCTGTCCTTCAGGCTCAGAAACGGGAGGCGCAACAGGAGAAGTTGACCATCAGGGATGAGCTGGTCCGACTGGAGCAGGACCGTCTGGAGCTGGACGCTGCGCGCATCACGCTGCAACATTCACTGCAGGATGTCGAGCTTAGCCAGGTGGGGGTGGATGCCGAACTGCAGAGTCTCAGGGAAGAGAAGGTTAAACTGCAGGAGAGAGTCACCCAG CTTTGCAGTGAAGTGTCCTCTCTGGGATCAGAGTTGAGTCTGGCCAAAGGGGAAGGCCAGAGGTCCGAGGTGGCCTTGGAGGAAGCTGGTCGCAGTCGAGCTGAACTGGCCCGGGACAAAGCGGCGCTGGTGGTGCAGCTGACAGCATCGGAGAAGGAAAACACTGCGCTGTCCGAGGAGCTAGCTgctttcag GTCAGAGCGGGAGTCTCTGGAAACCAGTCTCTTCGAGATGCAACAGCAGCTAGTTCAGGCAGAATCTCGGCGGGAACAGCTGGAGGCGGAGAACCAAAACCTCCGGTTGCGCAGCGAGACTGCAGCGG TTGAACTGAGGCGCCTGCGCTCAGATGGCGAGAATGTGTTGGCCCAGGCTGAGAGGGAGAAACAGGCTCTGACTCAGACCCTAAATGCCGCACAGCTGGAGGCCCAGCAGGCCTTGCACAAGGCCGTCTCTGAAcatcaggaggaggtggagagactGGTCTCAGAAAAG GAGGCTTTACGAGACAgcctgctgatggagcaggagtcTGCCCTGAGAAAGCTGaggcaggagatggaggagccGCTCCACAGGGCAGAGAGGGAacgagaggagctgcaggaagagctgaggaGTCTCCAGCACGACAGAGATCAGAGTCTGCTGCAAGCCGAGACGGAGAAGCAACAG GCTCTGTCTTTGAAGGAGACGGAGAAGGCCGTGCTGTCTGACAGGGTGTCGTGCCTGCAGGCGGAGCTGACAGCCGCAGCCCTGGAGGCCGAGCGAATGTCGAGAGACGCCGCTCTCTACAaagagcaggagcag ATCAGAGTCGCGGCGCTGAACAGCGAGCTGCAGGCCCTCCGCTCTCAGCTGGAGGATGCCTCTTCTCTTCACGAAAGGGAGCTCCAGAGTGCCAGAGAGGCTTGTACCGACCTGCAGTCTCACACTGATGTTGCTCTAAAAGAG CTGGATCAATGCAGAGCCGCGCTCGCCGCTAACGAAGAAACCAGGGACCAGCTGAAACGCGATGTGATGGACGCTGAGCGGCGGCAAAACCAAACAGTGGACACCTTGGAGACCTGCAGGAGAGAGGTGTCAGAGCTACGACGCAACCTTGCTGACATCACCCACGAGAAGGACACTCTGAGCCACTCAAATATTCTGCTGAGGGAGACTGTGCGAAGTGCCGAATCAGAGAGAATCAG TGTGAAACGGCAGCATgaagagaaggagcagaagctgAGTGTGCTGGAGGAGAGTTTTGCATCCGTTCAAAAGGAGGTTACGGAGCTGCGCGGCTGCCTGCGGGAGGTCGAAAGGTCGCGACTCGAAGCTCGACGAGAACTTCAGGAGCTACGCAGAAAG ctgaaggtccTGGAtggggagaaggagcagaaagaaagagaggtggcagagctgcagactcGCCTGCTGctagaggagcagagggaggaagagaaagcaaAAGAGCTTTTCGCAGTCAGACACAAGTTAACTGAAGCCGAAACTGCTCGGGACTTTCTCAagaaggag CTGTCCATGACCCAGAAGCGGCTGGTGGAGTCCGAGTCCAGCTGGCGAAGCGGTGAAAGAGAACTGAGCGCTCAGCTGCAGGAGGCTCGTGGCTGCGAGAAAAAGCTGCAGGATGAAGCAAAGAACCTCGCCCTGCGCACCCAGGCAGCCCAGGACTCTGCCGCACAGTCCGGCCTGCTTCTGAGTGAAACCCAGGGTCGGTTAGCTGCCACGGAGGCCGAGCTAATCCGAGCCGAGGCTGGGAAGAAAGACCTGGAGTTTCGCCTGAACAGCATTCAGTCCGCGCTAACACGGACATTGGGTATCGGAGCGAGTGGCAGGAGAGGACGGGGTAGGAGCCCAGGAGGTAGCTCGACATCACCGGGCACCATATCGCGTCACCAGAGCATTTCGCCACTGCGGACCTCGCTATCGCCTCCCAAAG AAATTCAAGTCTGCACCCCTGACACTACTTTAAATTCGGGAGCGGCATCTCCTGAGAGAGGGGAAGCACCACTGCCGCTTCCTCAGCCCGAGTTGGACCCTGACGCCCTGCGGAGCGACCTGAGAGACTTCATGCAGGAGCTGCGCGAAACCCAGAGAGAGcgg GATGATGCGAAATGCAGAGTCGGGCTCCTGGAGCGGGAGTTGGAGGAGATGTTGGGGGACCAAGACTCCACTCAGAGTCGCCTAACTCATCTCCAAAAGGCCTTCCAGGAATACCAAGAAG GAAAGCGTGGACTGGAAGAGCGCCTGAGCACCACGCagattctgctgcagcagcaggaggaggcggtgAGGAGGGCAGATAGGGACAGGAGGGCGGTCACCGACCGGCTGAGGGATTTAGAGCGAGCGCTGCAGGTGTCTGAGACGGATAAAAAGAAcatgcag GATCAGTTAAATAAGCAGCGCGCTGCTGAGATGCGCCTGGACtcggagaggaggaggctgcgTGAGGCTCTGGAGGCGGCTGAAGCTCGAGCCACCCGGGTGGAGCTGGGGAGGCGCAGTCTGGAGGGGGAGCTGCAGAGGCTCAAACTGAGCCTGGGGGATCGGGAAACGGAGAGCCAGAATTCCCAGGAACGCTACGACTCACTGATGAAACAG CTGTCTGAAGGAGAGGCCCGCACGTCCTTGCtgcagagagagacggagaggctGAGCCATTCACTACTCAAATCACAGGAGGATGAATCGATACTCAAAGAGAAGATATCCTCCCTCAGAAAGAGCCTCCAGGAGGCCGCTGCCTCCCACAGCAGTCACCAGAGCCGACTGGCAGCTCTGCAGAAGATGCTGACTGAGGTTGAGCACGACAAACGGCTTCTACAG GAGCAACTAGAAGAGGCTCGTGTGTCGGCggcagaggggaagagaagTTCGGCCTCCATCTCTGAGCGTATCCAAAGCTTGCAAGGCGAGCTGAGCCACAGCGAGCGGAGACGAGAGGAACTGGAGGCGGAGCTCAGGAGCACACAAGAG ctcctgcagcagcgcaCAGCCAGTCTCACAGAGGCCCAGCGCAGCGCCCAGTCAGCTCAGGTGGAACGGGCCACCGTAGAGGAGCGGCTGCgggggctgcagagagccgTAGCCATGCTGGAAACCGAGAAGAAAGATGCGGAGCGACAGGctgtgaggctggagaaggaCAAGAACGCATTGAGAAACACGTTGGATAAG GTGGAGCGTCAGAAGCTGATGACCGAGGAGAGCAGCATGCGCCTGTCTGCTGCAAAGGGCCGCTTGGATCGCTCCCTGAACACAGccgagcaggagctgcaggaagcccagcagcagatcctgatgctgcag ACGCAGCTGGCTGATCTGGAACAGTCACAAGGGCTGTGCGAGAGTCTGGTGAGGCAGCGCGAGGAGGCCCAGCGGGAGGCCGAGAGACTCAGGGGCAGCTTCAGGGAGGCCGAACAAACGCTGGGCGCCAGAGAGAGGGCTCACAGACACCGGGTCAAAGGCCTGGAGGAACAG GTTTCCACCttgaaggagcagctgctgcaggagatgaaGCGCCGGCAGCCTTCTCTTCCGTCCCCCTTAATGCCCGCGGGAAACTGA